One Prevotella intermedia ATCC 25611 = DSM 20706 DNA window includes the following coding sequences:
- a CDS encoding glycine--tRNA ligase — protein sequence MAQEDTFKKIVSHCKEYGFVFPSSDIYDGLAAVYDYGQNGVELKNNIKQYWWQSMVLLHNNIVGIDSSIFMHPTIWKASGHVDAFNDPLIDNRDSKKRYRADVLIEDQLGKYEEKMDKEIAKAAKKFGDSFDEAQFRATNPRVLEYQRKYDELHTRFANAMEASNLEELKQIILDEGIVDPISGTKNWTDVRQFNLMFSTEMGASADSSSTIYLRPETAQGIFVNFLNVQKTGRMKLPFGIAQIGKAFRNEIVARQFVFRMREFEQMEMQFFCQPGTEMEWFNYWKQYRLAWHQALGMGNENYRYHDHEKLAHYANAATDIEFHMPFGFKEVEGIHSRTDFDLSQHEKYSGRQIKYFDPERNENYTPYVVETSIGVDRMFLSIMCHSYTEEQLENGSSRIVLSLPEPLAPVKCAVLPLVNKDGLPEKAQEIVDDLKFHFNTTIEAKDSIGKRYRRQDAIGTPFCVTVDGDTLTDNTVTLRYRDSMKQERVPVAKLREIIEDRVSITSLLKKLDVKE from the coding sequence ATGGCACAAGAGGATACATTCAAAAAGATAGTAAGCCATTGCAAAGAATATGGTTTTGTTTTTCCAAGTAGTGATATATACGATGGTCTTGCAGCGGTTTACGACTACGGTCAGAACGGTGTAGAACTTAAAAACAACATCAAGCAGTATTGGTGGCAGTCAATGGTGTTGCTCCACAACAACATCGTTGGCATTGATTCGTCTATCTTTATGCACCCTACGATATGGAAAGCAAGCGGCCACGTTGATGCTTTCAACGACCCTTTGATTGACAATCGCGACTCTAAGAAACGTTACAGAGCCGATGTGCTGATAGAAGACCAGCTCGGCAAGTACGAAGAAAAGATGGATAAGGAAATCGCCAAGGCTGCAAAGAAATTTGGCGACAGCTTCGATGAGGCGCAATTCCGTGCCACCAATCCCCGCGTATTGGAGTATCAGCGTAAGTACGATGAACTTCACACACGCTTTGCCAATGCGATGGAGGCTTCAAACCTTGAGGAATTGAAGCAAATCATACTTGATGAAGGTATCGTAGACCCTATTAGCGGAACAAAGAACTGGACCGATGTGCGCCAATTTAATCTTATGTTCTCAACCGAAATGGGTGCTTCTGCCGATTCATCAAGCACGATTTATCTGCGTCCAGAGACAGCACAGGGTATCTTTGTTAATTTCTTGAATGTTCAGAAGACCGGTCGTATGAAACTGCCGTTCGGTATCGCACAGATTGGAAAGGCTTTCCGTAACGAGATTGTAGCGCGCCAATTCGTGTTCCGTATGCGCGAATTTGAACAAATGGAAATGCAGTTCTTCTGCCAACCGGGCACGGAAATGGAATGGTTCAACTATTGGAAGCAGTATCGTTTGGCGTGGCACCAGGCTCTTGGTATGGGTAACGAGAACTATCGCTATCACGACCACGAGAAGTTGGCGCACTATGCAAATGCTGCAACCGACATCGAGTTCCATATGCCATTCGGTTTCAAGGAAGTAGAAGGTATCCACTCGCGCACCGATTTCGACCTTTCACAACACGAAAAGTACTCGGGCAGACAGATAAAGTACTTTGACCCAGAACGCAATGAGAACTACACACCTTACGTTGTTGAGACTTCTATCGGCGTAGACCGTATGTTCTTGAGCATTATGTGCCACAGCTACACCGAAGAACAGCTTGAAAATGGTTCGAGCCGCATCGTTTTGAGCTTGCCAGAACCGTTGGCTCCTGTTAAGTGTGCAGTGCTTCCGTTGGTAAACAAGGACGGTCTGCCAGAGAAAGCACAAGAGATTGTGGACGATTTGAAGTTCCACTTCAACACCACCATCGAGGCAAAGGACTCTATTGGCAAGCGTTATCGTCGCCAAGATGCCATTGGTACGCCTTTCTGCGTTACCGTTGATGGCGACACGCTTACCGATAACACAGTTACTCTGCGCTATCGCGACTCTATGAAACAAGAGCGTGTGCCTGTTGCAAAGCTACGTGAAATCATTGAAGACCGTGTTTCTATAACTTCACTGTTGAAGAAACTCGACGTAAAAGAATAA
- a CDS encoding FKBP-type peptidyl-prolyl cis-trans isomerase: MQNKNELRMRLQSLFFSATLLFAAMFSVGLLSSCSEDEKENEEFANWKSKNTTYWTNLYNTTKQKIANGDTSWKLILNYTYQGQTVNEGTKDYAPENYIIVHELEKGTGSGSPLFTDSVLVHYQGRLIPSPTYTAGVVFDSSWGGNGLVFNPKTSRPAQLLVGGAKGAVIDGFATALQKMHIGDHWVVYIPYQLGYGARKNGAIPAYSNLIFDLRLHSYYRAGTKVPDII; the protein is encoded by the coding sequence ATGCAAAATAAAAACGAATTAAGAATGCGCTTGCAAAGCCTCTTCTTCTCTGCAACTTTGCTGTTTGCAGCTATGTTTTCGGTTGGTTTGCTCTCTTCTTGTTCGGAAGATGAAAAGGAAAACGAAGAGTTTGCCAACTGGAAATCCAAGAATACGACGTATTGGACAAACCTTTACAACACAACAAAGCAAAAGATTGCCAATGGCGACACGTCTTGGAAGCTCATCTTAAATTATACTTATCAGGGACAAACAGTAAATGAAGGAACAAAAGACTATGCACCCGAGAACTACATTATTGTTCACGAGTTAGAGAAAGGAACAGGTTCGGGCTCACCATTGTTCACCGACTCGGTGCTTGTTCACTATCAAGGACGCCTCATACCTTCGCCAACTTACACTGCAGGAGTAGTTTTCGACAGCAGTTGGGGCGGCAATGGCTTGGTATTCAACCCTAAGACATCACGCCCAGCCCAGCTTTTGGTGGGCGGAGCTAAAGGTGCTGTTATTGATGGATTTGCTACTGCTTTGCAGAAAATGCACATCGGCGACCATTGGGTGGTTTACATTCCTTACCAGTTAGGCTACGGTGCTAGGAAGAATGGAGCTATTCCAGCTTATTCCAACTTGATTTTCGATTTGCGTCTGCACTCTTATTACAGAGCAGGAACAAAAGTTCCCGATATTATTTAA
- a CDS encoding MATE family efflux transporter, protein MVFSKTVTDALLEKIRNGNSMTMGEKLNLIVQLSIPSILAQVTAVMMFYIDASMVGSLGATASASIGLVEPATWLFGSLVAAGGMGFSVQAAHFIGANDFEKARAVMRHGYIFGLAFSFILMAVAALLATPLPRWLGGGADIQHDASIYFLIFSFAVPVHLVEYLSAAMLKVSGDMRHPSLISVLMCVMDVVFNFILIFPTRTLTVLGFQFEMFGLGLGVKGAAIGTLLSFVVAAIPLIYFAIFRSPILAWKLDTKRFVWVWDYIVHAVKIGAPMAMQYLLMNGAQVVSTMIVAPLGNFAIAANSFAVTAESLCYMPGYGIAEAATTLVGQSVGAKRKELCKSFAYMTIFIGMAVMAFMGVVMYIFAPEMIGMLSPVPEIRELGVAVLRIEAFAEPFFAAAIVAYSVCVGAGDTFKPSLINLGSMWFVRLTLAYALASTYGLRGVWFAMAVELTFRGSMFLIRIYRGGWLRNIADTPQTEQATVS, encoded by the coding sequence ATGGTGTTCAGCAAGACTGTAACCGATGCGCTCTTAGAGAAAATCAGGAACGGTAATTCTATGACGATGGGCGAGAAATTAAATCTCATCGTCCAATTAAGTATTCCGTCCATTCTCGCACAGGTTACTGCTGTTATGATGTTCTACATCGACGCCTCGATGGTAGGTTCGTTGGGAGCAACCGCTTCGGCTTCAATCGGATTGGTAGAACCTGCCACGTGGCTCTTTGGCTCGTTGGTTGCAGCGGGCGGAATGGGCTTTTCGGTGCAAGCCGCACATTTCATTGGAGCCAACGACTTCGAGAAAGCGCGCGCCGTAATGCGGCACGGATATATCTTTGGTTTGGCTTTCAGCTTTATACTGATGGCTGTTGCCGCACTGTTGGCTACGCCGTTGCCCCGTTGGTTGGGCGGTGGTGCCGACATTCAGCACGACGCTTCCATCTACTTTCTCATCTTTTCGTTTGCAGTGCCAGTGCATTTGGTAGAGTATTTATCGGCTGCAATGTTGAAAGTGTCGGGCGATATGCGCCACCCAAGCCTTATCTCCGTGTTGATGTGCGTTATGGACGTGGTCTTCAACTTCATCTTAATCTTTCCTACGCGCACCCTTACCGTATTGGGATTTCAGTTTGAAATGTTCGGATTAGGCTTAGGAGTCAAAGGTGCTGCCATCGGTACGCTACTGTCGTTTGTCGTAGCTGCCATTCCTTTAATCTATTTTGCCATCTTCCGCAGTCCTATATTGGCGTGGAAACTCGACACCAAACGTTTCGTATGGGTGTGGGATTACATCGTCCACGCTGTAAAGATAGGTGCGCCTATGGCGATGCAATACCTTCTGATGAATGGTGCACAGGTGGTTTCTACTATGATTGTCGCACCCTTGGGCAACTTTGCTATTGCTGCAAATTCGTTTGCCGTAACAGCCGAAAGCCTGTGTTATATGCCAGGTTACGGTATTGCTGAAGCAGCAACGACGCTTGTCGGACAAAGTGTCGGAGCGAAACGGAAAGAACTTTGCAAGAGTTTTGCCTATATGACAATCTTCATCGGTATGGCAGTTATGGCGTTTATGGGCGTGGTTATGTACATCTTCGCTCCCGAAATGATAGGAATGCTCTCGCCTGTGCCCGAAATCAGAGAGTTGGGTGTTGCCGTTCTGCGCATCGAAGCCTTTGCCGAACCATTCTTTGCTGCAGCCATCGTAGCTTATAGCGTATGTGTTGGTGCTGGCGACACGTTCAAACCATCGCTAATCAACCTTGGCTCTATGTGGTTCGTGCGCCTTACGCTGGCTTATGCCCTCGCTTCCACCTATGGCTTGCGTGGTGTTTGGTTTGCAATGGCAGTAGAACTTACGTTCCGTGGTTCTATGTTCTTGATACGGATTTACCGTGGCGGTTGGCTGAGAAATATTGCCGACACCCCACAAACAGAACAAGCGACAGTTTCATAA
- a CDS encoding DedA family protein, with product MHWFSSLLDTLNYWTIFLGMYIEGTVIPFPSELIVSPAAYHAAAGHLNVFWVVIVATLGAVAGSTTNYVAAYYLGRPIIYHFANSKFGHLCLLNEDKVKTAEKYFYDHGVIATLTGRLIPGIRQIISIPAGLSKMTFWKFLLYTTIGSGIWNCVLAILGWYLHSVVPESQLTAKIEEYNDYLKYVILGIVALVAVYFVVRYYIKKAKANKQ from the coding sequence ATGCATTGGTTTTCGTCTCTCTTAGACACACTTAATTATTGGACAATCTTCCTCGGTATGTATATCGAAGGAACAGTTATCCCTTTCCCTTCCGAGCTCATCGTTTCGCCCGCTGCCTACCACGCTGCAGCAGGGCATCTTAACGTGTTCTGGGTGGTTATAGTTGCCACATTAGGCGCAGTTGCAGGCTCAACAACCAACTATGTTGCAGCTTATTATCTCGGACGACCTATTATTTACCACTTTGCAAACAGCAAATTCGGGCATCTCTGTTTGTTGAACGAAGACAAAGTGAAAACTGCCGAGAAGTATTTCTACGACCATGGGGTTATAGCAACCCTTACAGGGCGACTTATTCCTGGTATCCGACAAATCATCTCGATACCTGCAGGCTTGTCAAAAATGACCTTTTGGAAGTTCCTGCTTTATACTACCATCGGTTCAGGAATATGGAACTGTGTACTTGCCATACTCGGCTGGTATCTTCATTCTGTTGTTCCAGAAAGTCAGCTCACAGCAAAAATAGAAGAGTATAACGACTATCTAAAATACGTTATCTTAGGTATCGTTGCCTTAGTGGCTGTTTATTTCGTGGTAAGATACTACATAAAGAAAGCAAAAGCAAACAAGCAATAA
- the lpxB gene encoding lipid-A-disaccharide synthase: MKYYLIVGEASGDLHASRLMQSLRKFDEAAEFRFFGGDLMQNVGGTCVRHYKKLAYMGFVPVLLHLPTIMKNMKFCKEDIVKWQPDVVILVDYPGFNLKIAKFVHKNTKIPVYYYISPKIWAWKEWRIRAIKRDVKEMFSILPFEIGFYERKHNYKIHYVGNPTAEEVATFKSQYTETKEEFCSRNGLNEKPIIAILAGSRKQEIKDNLPSMLEAASRFEDYQMVIAGAPSIDITYYDRFISKHDAKIVKNSTYELLSHSTTALVTSGTATLETALFNVPQVVCYETPLPNLIRFAFKHIIKVRFISLVNLIADKEVVQELLADRFKIKNIANELYRILPEQPYRETMLAEYEQMKEKLGDHIAPDNAANLMVYLLTRKQ; this comes from the coding sequence ATGAAGTATTATCTGATAGTTGGCGAAGCATCGGGCGATTTGCACGCATCGCGCTTGATGCAATCGCTTAGGAAATTTGACGAAGCGGCAGAGTTTCGCTTCTTCGGTGGCGATTTAATGCAAAACGTTGGCGGTACGTGTGTGCGCCATTACAAGAAACTTGCCTATATGGGATTTGTTCCTGTGCTGTTGCATTTGCCTACTATTATGAAGAATATGAAGTTCTGCAAGGAGGACATTGTGAAGTGGCAGCCCGATGTGGTAATACTTGTAGACTACCCAGGCTTTAATCTGAAGATTGCAAAGTTCGTTCACAAGAATACCAAAATTCCTGTTTATTACTATATTTCACCCAAAATATGGGCGTGGAAAGAGTGGCGTATTCGCGCAATAAAGCGAGATGTGAAAGAGATGTTCTCTATCTTGCCGTTTGAAATCGGCTTCTACGAACGGAAACACAACTATAAAATACACTACGTAGGCAATCCCACAGCCGAAGAAGTTGCCACATTCAAAAGTCAGTACACAGAAACAAAGGAGGAGTTTTGCAGTCGTAACGGTCTAAACGAAAAGCCTATCATTGCCATTTTAGCAGGAAGCAGGAAGCAAGAGATAAAAGACAACCTGCCGTCGATGCTCGAAGCTGCCTCACGCTTTGAAGATTACCAAATGGTAATAGCAGGTGCACCGTCGATAGACATTACTTACTACGATCGATTTATAAGCAAACACGATGCGAAGATTGTAAAAAACAGTACGTACGAACTGCTTTCGCACTCCACAACCGCCCTTGTAACAAGCGGAACGGCAACTTTAGAAACAGCTCTGTTTAATGTTCCACAAGTGGTTTGCTACGAAACACCACTGCCAAACCTTATTCGTTTTGCTTTCAAACACATCATAAAGGTGCGCTTCATATCGTTGGTAAATCTCATTGCCGACAAGGAAGTAGTGCAGGAACTACTTGCCGACCGATTTAAAATAAAGAATATTGCCAATGAACTCTATCGCATTCTACCCGAACAGCCTTATCGCGAGACTATGCTTGCCGAGTATGAACAGATGAAAGAAAAGCTTGGCGACCACATTGCACCCGACAATGCAGCCAACCTGATGGTGTATTTATTAACACGAAAGCAGTAA
- the surE gene encoding 5'/3'-nucleotidase SurE: protein MNCKRPLILISNDDGYKANGIKTLASFLSDFAEVLICAPEGPRSGFSCAFSASDSLRLNRRNNIPNCEVWSCTGTPVDCVKIAFEQILNGRRPDLILGGINHGDNSSVNTHYSGTMGIAREGCLKYVPSVAFSSCDYNPDANLEHLRSYVVKIVKEVLSDGLPKGVCLNVNFPIRDSFKGIKVCRMGYGSWIKETLRCEHPRGFDYYWMLGKYRNDEPLATDTDRWALEEGYVSVTPTRIDITDYDVLDKLKAWEQ, encoded by the coding sequence ATGAATTGCAAACGACCTCTTATCCTCATCTCCAACGACGATGGGTATAAGGCTAATGGCATTAAAACATTGGCTTCGTTTCTCTCTGACTTTGCCGAAGTTTTGATTTGTGCCCCAGAGGGACCACGTTCAGGTTTTTCGTGTGCTTTCTCAGCAAGCGACAGCCTGCGTTTAAATCGCCGCAACAACATACCTAACTGTGAAGTATGGTCGTGTACAGGAACTCCTGTAGACTGTGTGAAGATTGCTTTCGAGCAGATTTTAAATGGCAGACGCCCCGATTTGATACTCGGCGGCATTAATCACGGCGACAACTCTTCGGTGAATACGCATTACAGCGGCACAATGGGCATTGCCCGAGAAGGCTGCTTAAAGTACGTTCCTTCCGTTGCTTTCTCGTCGTGCGACTACAACCCAGATGCCAATCTTGAACATCTCCGCAGCTATGTCGTAAAGATAGTAAAGGAAGTGTTGAGCGATGGTTTGCCCAAGGGTGTTTGCCTGAATGTAAACTTCCCTATCCGCGACAGCTTCAAGGGTATCAAAGTCTGTCGAATGGGGTACGGTAGCTGGATAAAAGAAACTCTTCGCTGCGAGCACCCAAGGGGTTTTGACTATTATTGGATGCTGGGCAAATATCGCAACGACGAGCCTTTGGCAACCGATACCGACCGTTGGGCATTGGAAGAAGGCTATGTTTCGGTAACACCAACACGCATCGACATTACCGACTACGATGTGTTGGACAAGCTGAAAGCGTGGGAACAGTAA
- a CDS encoding ParA family protein, whose translation MGKIIAMANQKGGVGKTTSTINLAASLATLEKSVLVIDADPQANASSGLGVDIKEVDCSLYECIIDHADVRDAIYTTDIEGMDIVPSHINLVGAEIEMLQINNREEVLEKLLAPIRNDYDYILIDCSPSLGLITVNALTAADSVIIPVQCEYFALEGISKLLNTIKIIKSKLNPKLEIEGFLLTMYDSRLRLARQIYDEVKRHFQELVFKTVIQRNVKLSESPSHGLPVILYDADSTGAKNHLALAKEIIEKNKK comes from the coding sequence ATGGGAAAAATAATCGCAATGGCAAACCAAAAGGGTGGTGTAGGAAAAACAACCTCTACCATCAATCTTGCTGCATCGCTGGCAACGCTTGAGAAGTCTGTTCTCGTTATCGATGCCGACCCACAGGCGAATGCTTCAAGCGGTTTGGGCGTTGATATTAAAGAAGTGGATTGCTCGTTGTACGAATGTATTATCGACCACGCTGATGTTCGCGATGCCATTTATACCACAGATATTGAAGGAATGGACATTGTTCCGAGCCATATCAACCTTGTTGGTGCGGAAATAGAGATGCTGCAAATAAATAATCGTGAAGAGGTACTGGAGAAACTCTTAGCTCCTATTCGCAACGATTACGACTATATACTTATTGATTGTAGCCCATCGTTGGGTCTGATTACCGTAAACGCCTTGACAGCAGCCGATTCTGTCATCATTCCCGTGCAATGCGAATACTTCGCACTCGAAGGAATCAGCAAGTTGCTGAACACGATTAAAATCATAAAGAGCAAGTTGAATCCGAAGCTGGAGATAGAAGGTTTCTTGCTTACGATGTACGACAGTCGTTTGAGATTGGCACGTCAGATATACGATGAAGTGAAACGCCACTTCCAAGAGTTGGTATTCAAAACCGTTATTCAGCGCAATGTGAAACTCTCTGAAAGCCCAAGTCACGGCTTGCCGGTAATTCTTTACGATGCCGATTCTACAGGTGCAAAGAATCATCTTGCCTTGGCGAAAGAGATTATAGAGAAGAATAAGAAGTAA
- a CDS encoding ParB/RepB/Spo0J family partition protein, whose product MAVHKKYNRNAKTNALGRGLDALISTETVSTQGSSTINEVPIEQIEANPNQPRREFDQIALEELANSIKQLGLVQPITLRQLDESKFQIIAGERRWRASQLAGLTAIPAYIRTIKDENVMELALVENIQREDLNAIEIALAYEHLQEKSGMTQERVAERVGKSRAAVANYLRLLKLPAQVQMALQKKEIDMGHARALLSLNSPSQQIKLFHEIQKNAFSVRKVEELCQQLNNGEDIQTAKKKIAAKSKLPEEFNILKKRLSNFFNTKVQMTYGAKGKGKISIPFASEEELLHIMEVMDKLQK is encoded by the coding sequence ATGGCAGTACACAAGAAATACAATAGAAATGCGAAAACAAACGCACTTGGCAGAGGCTTAGATGCTTTGATTTCAACAGAAACAGTAAGTACGCAAGGCAGTTCGACCATAAACGAAGTGCCCATCGAGCAAATTGAAGCGAACCCTAATCAGCCACGAAGAGAGTTCGACCAGATAGCATTAGAGGAACTTGCGAACAGCATTAAGCAGCTTGGGTTGGTGCAACCCATCACGCTTAGACAGTTAGACGAAAGCAAATTCCAGATTATTGCAGGCGAACGACGTTGGCGTGCATCGCAGTTGGCAGGGCTTACAGCTATCCCTGCTTACATTCGTACTATCAAAGACGAGAACGTAATGGAGCTTGCGCTGGTGGAAAATATACAGCGCGAAGACCTGAACGCCATAGAAATAGCCCTCGCATACGAGCATTTGCAGGAAAAAAGCGGTATGACACAAGAGCGAGTTGCCGAACGAGTAGGAAAGAGTCGTGCTGCTGTTGCCAACTATCTACGCCTACTGAAACTTCCTGCACAGGTGCAAATGGCTTTGCAAAAGAAAGAAATAGATATGGGACACGCACGTGCGTTGCTCTCATTGAACAGTCCTTCGCAGCAAATAAAGCTGTTCCACGAAATTCAGAAGAACGCTTTTAGCGTGCGAAAGGTGGAAGAACTCTGCCAACAGCTTAACAATGGCGAGGATATACAGACTGCCAAGAAGAAGATTGCGGCTAAATCGAAACTCCCAGAGGAGTTTAACATCTTGAAAAAGCGTCTTTCCAACTTCTTCAATACGAAGGTGCAGATGACTTATGGAGCTAAGGGTAAAGGTAAAATCAGCATACCTTTTGCTTCCGAAGAGGAGTTACTGCACATTATGGAAGTAATGGACAAACTGCAAAAATAA
- a CDS encoding DUF5683 domain-containing protein: protein MKQLQNIFHALSLTLLLAIGCTATARAQVVYDDSVKILYPKADSVITILNAENGKVETDFSLSAEKALKLNKVAAKDSMCLMKDWSKWRPKPKKALWLAIALPGAGQIYNRKYWKLPIFYGGIAGCVYAMTWNNQMYRDYQRAYIDITDDDPNTQSYNKFLHLGSKVTEENKSFYQNLFKKRKDRYRRWRDLSIFATVAVYALSVIDAYVDASLSDFDISDDLSLRIAPVVMNGNSPTTKTNLFKSSAIGIGCSLTF from the coding sequence GTGAAGCAACTTCAAAATATATTCCACGCTTTGTCGCTAACGTTATTATTGGCGATAGGTTGCACTGCAACAGCAAGGGCACAGGTAGTTTATGACGACTCCGTAAAGATTTTATATCCCAAGGCAGACAGCGTTATAACGATATTGAATGCTGAAAACGGTAAGGTGGAAACCGACTTTTCACTCTCGGCAGAGAAGGCTTTGAAACTTAATAAGGTAGCAGCCAAAGACAGTATGTGCTTGATGAAAGACTGGAGCAAGTGGCGTCCGAAGCCAAAAAAGGCTTTATGGTTGGCGATTGCATTACCTGGAGCAGGGCAAATCTATAACCGTAAGTACTGGAAGCTGCCTATATTTTATGGTGGAATAGCAGGTTGCGTCTATGCAATGACGTGGAACAACCAGATGTATCGCGACTATCAAAGAGCCTATATAGACATAACGGACGACGACCCCAATACGCAAAGCTACAACAAGTTCTTGCATTTGGGTTCAAAAGTAACGGAAGAGAACAAGAGTTTCTACCAAAATCTGTTTAAAAAGCGTAAGGACCGTTATCGCAGATGGCGCGATTTAAGCATTTTTGCCACCGTTGCCGTCTACGCTTTGTCGGTGATTGACGCATACGTAGATGCGTCGCTTTCCGACTTCGACATCTCCGACGACTTGTCGTTGCGTATCGCACCTGTTGTAATGAACGGCAATTCACCTACCACCAAGACTAATTTGTTTAAGAGTTCGGCAATAGGCATAGGGTGCAGCCTGACTTTTTAG
- a CDS encoding lytic transglycosylase domain-containing protein — MIKERNIFAIALLLMSVCATYAQHQVVKDNRGRTMQIYIPKAEEKAGGLEVEYTDTKFYGQKNELNSAASPIEMEDEAAAISRLIKRVTSSLSLTYNPEVQKYIDRYVKQGRRSTSCLLARASYYNPFFEEALRHYGLPMELKHLPVIESGLNPKAISGKGAAGLWQFMPTTGRQYDLQINTFVDERLDPIKSSYAAARMLADLYNRFGDWSLALAAYNCGPGRVSNAIEKAGEAADFWQIYEFLPKETRGYVPAFIAANYVMNYYAEYNILPEPTGLPEKAGKVVVTEDISLAKVADVLNMDIADLRMLNPQYRQGIVKTTDGTATLLLPSEKVKCFTDNVSRLYENGENSESQRLEMAARVVKGTMYNPHS, encoded by the coding sequence ATGATAAAAGAAAGAAACATATTTGCCATTGCATTGCTATTGATGAGTGTTTGTGCCACATACGCACAACACCAAGTAGTGAAGGACAACCGTGGCAGAACCATGCAGATTTATATTCCGAAAGCCGAAGAAAAGGCGGGCGGACTTGAAGTAGAATACACCGATACAAAGTTCTACGGACAGAAAAACGAACTCAATTCTGCTGCATCACCAATAGAAATGGAAGATGAGGCAGCTGCCATCAGCCGTCTTATCAAAAGAGTTACAAGCTCGTTGAGCCTCACTTATAATCCCGAAGTGCAGAAATACATAGACCGATATGTAAAGCAGGGCCGCCGTTCTACAAGTTGCTTGTTGGCACGAGCAAGCTATTATAATCCTTTTTTCGAGGAAGCGTTGCGCCATTACGGATTGCCAATGGAACTAAAGCATTTGCCTGTGATAGAGTCGGGGCTGAATCCGAAAGCCATTTCGGGCAAGGGCGCAGCAGGCTTGTGGCAGTTTATGCCTACAACGGGACGGCAATACGACTTGCAGATAAACACTTTCGTGGACGAACGGCTCGACCCTATCAAGTCTTCGTATGCCGCTGCGCGTATGTTAGCCGACCTTTACAATCGTTTTGGCGATTGGTCTTTGGCTTTGGCAGCCTACAACTGCGGTCCTGGAAGGGTGAGCAATGCTATTGAGAAAGCAGGCGAAGCAGCCGATTTTTGGCAGATTTACGAGTTCCTACCCAAGGAAACGCGCGGTTATGTGCCAGCTTTCATCGCTGCCAATTACGTAATGAACTATTATGCCGAATACAACATACTGCCCGAACCAACGGGTTTACCCGAAAAAGCAGGCAAAGTCGTGGTTACAGAAGACATTTCTCTCGCAAAGGTTGCTGATGTCTTGAATATGGATATTGCCGATTTGCGTATGTTGAACCCGCAATACCGACAAGGCATAGTGAAGACGACAGACGGCACGGCAACCCTTTTGCTGCCATCGGAAAAGGTGAAATGCTTTACCGACAATGTTTCTCGATTGTATGAGAACGGCGAAAACTCAGAAAGCCAACGCTTGGAAATGGCTGCAAGAGTCGTGAAAGGAACAATGTACAACCCACATAGTTAA